A stretch of the Sorangium aterium genome encodes the following:
- a CDS encoding sigma-54 interaction domain-containing protein, whose translation MRSHAMKKADQILRAVAAKDVTLTLIGESGCGKEVLARRAHELSERRRGPFVPINCAAIPDALFESELFGHERGAFTGASERAKGKVEAAERGTLLLDEIGEMPMPMQAKLLRFLENRRYMRVGGATKIEADVRLMFATLRPLDQEVRAGRFRADLFYRIQGITLNVPALRERRADIAPLLNQFTAQHSARHGVRPPRFSRQAKALLLRYDWPGNVRELRNVVETLCLLRDGRQVRVADLPEGVRSQVMPEEAAAGVSRASTSLVLDLDDGLESLIQQIVEAALERDGGDKIKAAARLRISLRTVQRYVAAGRVRVPSVRVRGEQKAAKR comes from the coding sequence ATGCGCTCCCACGCCATGAAAAAGGCGGACCAAATCCTCCGCGCCGTCGCCGCGAAGGACGTCACCCTGACGCTGATCGGCGAGAGCGGCTGCGGCAAGGAGGTGCTGGCGAGGCGCGCGCACGAGCTTTCGGAGCGTCGGCGCGGGCCGTTCGTGCCCATCAATTGCGCGGCGATCCCCGACGCGCTCTTTGAAAGCGAGCTCTTCGGTCACGAGCGCGGCGCGTTCACCGGGGCGAGCGAGCGGGCGAAGGGCAAAGTCGAAGCGGCCGAGCGGGGCACGCTCTTGCTCGATGAGATCGGCGAGATGCCGATGCCGATGCAGGCGAAGCTCCTGCGATTCCTCGAGAACCGCCGGTACATGCGCGTGGGCGGCGCGACCAAGATCGAGGCGGATGTCCGGTTGATGTTTGCCACGCTGCGACCGCTCGATCAGGAGGTGCGCGCGGGCCGCTTTCGCGCCGACCTGTTCTATCGAATCCAGGGCATCACGCTCAATGTCCCCGCTTTGCGGGAGCGGCGCGCCGACATCGCGCCCCTGCTGAATCAGTTCACCGCGCAGCACTCGGCGCGACACGGGGTTCGCCCGCCGAGGTTCAGCCGGCAGGCCAAGGCGCTGCTACTCCGTTACGACTGGCCTGGCAACGTGCGCGAGCTCCGGAACGTCGTGGAGACGCTCTGCTTGCTCCGGGATGGGCGGCAGGTGCGCGTGGCCGATCTGCCCGAGGGCGTCCGTTCGCAGGTCATGCCCGAAGAAGCCGCCGCGGGCGTGTCGCGCGCCAGCACCTCGCTCGTGCTCGACCTCGACGACGGATTGGAGTCGCTCATCCAGCAGATCGTCGAGGCGGCGCTGGAGCGCGACGGGGGCGACAAGATCAAGGCGGCGGCGCGGCTTCGGATCAGCCTGAGGACGGTGCAACGCTACGTCGCAGCGGGGCGCGTGCGGGTGCCAAGTGTGCGTGTTCGTGGAGAGCAGAAGGCGGCGAAGAGGTGA
- a CDS encoding proton-conducting transporter transmembrane domain-containing protein: MSTIALVLLPALASVALIARAARERATLVLVGASAITTALAIMGAAMPPDVPGSLGGFFRLDATSRLFMTVVDSIFLGISLYVMHRVYTTPALRQDIARFVWLALLFLAAANTVLIANHLVLLWIALEATTLAAAPLIVRPGVPASHRASWRYLLFSSVGLGVLLVGFICLGRGLEAGGQAPTFFLDRLLEPSAIPVNHWTKLGAALALLGLGTKLGLAPMYSWLPEAYDEAPPAVAALLGAVQFNCVLVALLRVVQVVRPTHAALLEGELLTMGIVSVVVSTVGIIATRNLKRLIAYASINHAGVIAIGLGVGKSASYGLLLYVLSNAFIKAILFLTAGTIKAHYRTKDTRAISGLIEDLPYSGGFLMVGTFALLGFPPFGSFLGELLILSALVGSGQMLVFAAFCVLITMTFVATGRAVFPMIWGEPTRQRSWPRQTLPVALPKLGFLVALVVLGVYIPPPINSLLAQVAGCLEGP; encoded by the coding sequence ATGAGCACGATCGCCCTCGTCCTGCTTCCAGCGCTCGCATCCGTGGCGCTCATCGCGCGCGCCGCCCGCGAACGAGCCACGCTGGTCCTTGTCGGCGCCTCCGCGATAACGACGGCCCTCGCGATCATGGGAGCCGCGATGCCCCCCGACGTCCCGGGCTCTCTCGGCGGATTCTTTCGCCTGGACGCGACTTCACGGCTCTTCATGACCGTCGTGGACTCGATCTTCCTCGGCATCTCCCTGTACGTGATGCATCGGGTGTACACGACCCCGGCGCTCCGCCAGGACATCGCGCGGTTCGTGTGGCTGGCGCTGTTGTTCCTGGCTGCAGCCAACACGGTGCTTATCGCGAATCACCTGGTGTTGCTCTGGATCGCGCTCGAGGCGACCACCCTCGCGGCCGCGCCCCTCATCGTGCGACCCGGCGTACCGGCGTCCCATCGAGCGTCATGGCGCTATTTGCTCTTCTCGTCCGTCGGGCTCGGCGTGCTCCTCGTCGGCTTCATCTGCCTGGGGCGCGGGCTCGAAGCCGGCGGCCAGGCTCCGACGTTCTTCCTCGATCGCCTCCTCGAGCCTTCCGCGATCCCGGTGAACCACTGGACGAAGCTCGGGGCCGCGCTGGCGCTCCTCGGGCTGGGCACCAAGCTGGGCCTCGCGCCGATGTACAGCTGGCTCCCGGAGGCCTACGACGAGGCCCCGCCGGCCGTCGCGGCGCTCCTCGGCGCCGTCCAGTTCAACTGCGTTCTCGTCGCGCTGCTCCGCGTCGTTCAGGTGGTCCGACCGACCCACGCGGCGCTCTTGGAAGGCGAGCTCCTCACGATGGGCATCGTCTCGGTGGTCGTGTCGACGGTCGGCATCATAGCGACCCGCAACCTGAAGCGCCTCATCGCTTATGCGTCGATCAACCATGCCGGAGTGATCGCGATCGGCCTCGGCGTCGGCAAGTCGGCGTCCTACGGACTTCTGCTCTATGTCCTGAGCAACGCCTTCATCAAGGCGATCCTCTTCCTCACGGCGGGCACGATCAAGGCTCATTATCGTACCAAGGACACGCGCGCGATATCGGGCCTCATCGAGGACCTCCCGTACAGCGGCGGGTTCTTGATGGTCGGCACCTTCGCGCTGCTCGGCTTTCCGCCGTTCGGCAGCTTTCTCGGAGAGCTCCTGATCCTGTCTGCCCTCGTCGGCTCGGGGCAGATGCTCGTCTTCGCCGCCTTCTGCGTGCTGATCACGATGACGTTCGTGGCGACGGGGCGAGCGGTGTTTCCGATGATCTGGGGTGAACCCACGAGGCAGCGCAGCTGGCCTCGGCAGACGCTGCCGGTCGCTCTGCCCAAGCTCGGGTTCCTCGTCGCGCTGGTGGTGCTGGGCGTCTACATCCCGCCGCCCATCAACTCGCTGCTCGCGCAGGTGGCTGGTTGCTTGGAGGGGCCGTGA
- a CDS encoding hydrogenase large subunit → MKASMTAHQVAVDAIPRLEPGPWREDLLKQLRADMRVVTLVGRRDLDRVAITAVLQASDRSLRVSRTEVAPERGYHEMTTEHAALHCFERELHEQTGVRIAGHPWLKPIRYEGQEQSAMRSHPFYKIEGKEVHEVAVGPIHAGVIEPGSFRFMCLGEQVHHLEIHLGYQHRGVERRLLERDPRSLTPLIETIAGDTSVAHAWAYCSALEGLAGCQLDGETELARAVALELERVAMHLSGLAGMAADVGFLQGATTYGRLRTTAINTMMRLCGSRFGRGALRPGGVRMRLPPETLRDIRANLELLQADLPIINDCFLMARTVQHRLRSTGTLTTAQARELGLVGLAARASGIELDARHLMEHGAYSVVPIQPAVLPDGDCWARARIRIAEIEASLSWISTVIALYPNWEHPPLSIGELAPNQLAISLVEGFRGEVVHCIETGAHGEVVHYKVQDPSLRNWMGLALAVRGNEISDFPICNKSFDLSYCGNDL, encoded by the coding sequence GTGAAGGCATCGATGACCGCCCACCAGGTCGCCGTGGACGCGATCCCGAGGCTCGAGCCGGGGCCGTGGCGCGAAGATCTCTTGAAGCAGCTCCGCGCGGACATGCGTGTGGTCACGCTGGTCGGCAGGCGCGACCTCGACCGCGTCGCGATCACGGCGGTTCTTCAGGCGTCGGACCGTTCCCTGCGCGTCTCGAGGACCGAGGTGGCCCCGGAGCGCGGGTACCACGAGATGACGACAGAGCACGCCGCGCTTCACTGCTTCGAGCGCGAGCTCCACGAGCAGACCGGCGTGCGAATCGCCGGACATCCGTGGCTCAAGCCGATCCGCTACGAGGGGCAGGAGCAATCGGCGATGCGCTCGCACCCATTCTACAAGATTGAAGGGAAGGAGGTGCACGAGGTCGCTGTCGGCCCCATCCATGCCGGGGTGATCGAGCCCGGCTCCTTTCGTTTCATGTGCCTCGGGGAGCAGGTGCATCACCTGGAGATCCACCTCGGTTATCAGCACCGTGGCGTCGAACGTCGGCTCCTCGAGCGTGATCCGCGGAGCCTGACCCCGCTCATCGAGACCATCGCGGGAGATACCAGCGTCGCTCACGCATGGGCGTACTGCTCCGCCCTCGAGGGCCTCGCGGGATGCCAGCTGGACGGCGAAACCGAGCTCGCCCGGGCGGTCGCTCTCGAGCTCGAGCGGGTCGCGATGCACCTCTCGGGGCTCGCCGGGATGGCGGCGGATGTCGGATTTCTGCAGGGAGCGACGACCTACGGCCGGCTCCGAACCACGGCGATCAACACGATGATGCGGCTGTGTGGCAGCCGCTTCGGCAGAGGAGCGCTACGTCCCGGCGGAGTCCGGATGCGGCTGCCGCCGGAGACGCTGCGCGACATTCGCGCGAACCTCGAGCTGCTTCAAGCAGATCTGCCGATCATCAACGATTGCTTTCTCATGGCACGAACGGTTCAGCACCGGCTGCGTTCCACGGGAACGTTGACGACCGCGCAAGCGCGGGAGCTCGGGCTCGTCGGGCTGGCCGCGCGCGCCTCGGGGATCGAGCTCGACGCGCGCCACCTCATGGAGCACGGGGCGTACAGCGTGGTGCCCATCCAGCCCGCCGTCTTGCCGGACGGCGACTGCTGGGCACGCGCGCGTATCCGCATCGCGGAGATCGAAGCGTCCCTGTCGTGGATATCGACCGTCATCGCGCTCTACCCGAACTGGGAGCATCCGCCGCTATCGATCGGCGAGCTCGCGCCGAACCAGCTTGCCATTTCGCTCGTGGAGGGCTTTCGGGGAGAGGTCGTCCACTGCATCGAGACCGGCGCGCACGGCGAGGTGGTCCATTACAAAGTCCAGGACCCATCGCTCCGCAACTGGATGGGGCTCGCCCTCGCGGTGCGCGGCAACGAGATCTCGGACTTCCCGATCTGCAACAAGAGCTTCGACCTCTCCTACTGCGGGAACGATCTATGA
- a CDS encoding 4Fe-4S binding protein: MFLSLRVRASQGTQAIADLRKAVPTGFRGRPTIRRDPCAADCSACRDACPTQAIRLAPVALDLGRCVFCNACAEVCPETKIEFRPEPRMGGNEPVDLTVREGEEEMVRVRASAAFSRLFGRSLKMRQVSAGGCNACELELNAVTNVNFDVQRFGIEWVASPRHADALVLTGPLTRNMKEAVRLAWDAMPEPRFVVAVGACAISGGLYDGAAGVDRGFLESVGPSLYVPGCPPHPLTFVNAILDLLGIA; encoded by the coding sequence ATGTTTTTGTCGCTCCGTGTACGTGCCTCCCAGGGCACGCAGGCCATCGCGGATCTCCGCAAGGCAGTACCAACCGGGTTTCGTGGTCGCCCGACGATCCGCCGCGACCCCTGCGCGGCCGATTGCAGCGCGTGCCGCGACGCGTGCCCGACCCAGGCCATCCGGCTGGCTCCGGTGGCGCTCGATCTGGGCCGCTGCGTCTTCTGCAACGCTTGCGCGGAGGTCTGTCCCGAGACGAAGATCGAGTTCAGGCCGGAGCCCAGGATGGGCGGGAACGAGCCCGTTGACCTCACGGTTCGAGAGGGCGAAGAGGAGATGGTGCGGGTCCGCGCTTCCGCGGCGTTCTCGAGGTTGTTCGGGCGGTCTCTGAAGATGCGCCAGGTCTCGGCCGGCGGCTGCAACGCCTGCGAGCTCGAGCTGAACGCCGTCACCAACGTCAACTTCGATGTGCAGCGGTTCGGGATCGAGTGGGTAGCTTCTCCGCGGCACGCGGATGCGCTCGTCCTGACAGGTCCGCTCACGCGCAACATGAAGGAGGCGGTTCGGCTGGCCTGGGATGCGATGCCCGAGCCGCGGTTCGTCGTCGCCGTGGGGGCCTGCGCGATCTCCGGGGGCCTCTACGACGGCGCGGCGGGCGTCGACCGCGGCTTCCTGGAGAGCGTTGGCCCTTCACTCTACGTCCCTGGATGTCCCCCGCACCCGCTCACCTTCGTAAACGCGATACTCGATCTGCTCGGGATCGCGTGA